The Spirochaetales bacterium genome contains a region encoding:
- a CDS encoding glycoside hydrolase family 16 protein — MKNISIGMIPIFLIFFLQSCPSEPRVREPFTAPPPSTSEDTWSAPDGFTLAWSDEFDGPDIDLSNWSYETQATGWSPSWNGEWQRYTDNGTGDRNASINDGVLVIKAIETSGGDGGYTSARMVTKWKHSWKYGIIAARMQMPYGQGMWPALWMMGVSGGWPACGEIDILEMIGGGTDGINDRIVHSAMHWDDGGHETNGDDHEHNEKLADDWHYYECVWEEDSVTMRFDGTPVFSQSITAQETSEFHQPFYILLNLAVGGFWPGPPDETTVFPQYLYVDWIRVYQPE; from the coding sequence ATGAAAAACATTTCTATCGGCATGATACCGATTTTTCTTATTTTCTTCCTTCAAAGCTGCCCCTCGGAACCGCGGGTGAGGGAACCCTTTACGGCGCCGCCGCCGAGTACAAGCGAGGATACATGGAGCGCACCGGATGGATTCACCCTCGCCTGGAGCGACGAATTCGACGGGCCCGATATCGACCTTTCAAACTGGAGTTACGAAACACAGGCGACCGGCTGGAGTCCTTCATGGAACGGCGAATGGCAGCGGTATACCGACAACGGCACCGGCGACCGGAACGCCTCGATCAACGACGGGGTGCTTGTCATAAAGGCCATCGAAACGTCGGGGGGCGACGGCGGCTATACCTCGGCAAGAATGGTGACAAAATGGAAACACTCTTGGAAGTACGGGATCATCGCCGCCCGGATGCAGATGCCGTACGGACAGGGGATGTGGCCCGCCCTCTGGATGATGGGGGTAAGCGGCGGGTGGCCGGCGTGCGGTGAAATCGATATTCTCGAAATGATCGGGGGCGGAACGGACGGGATCAATGACCGTATCGTCCATTCCGCAATGCACTGGGACGACGGCGGCCACGAGACGAATGGCGACGACCACGAGCACAATGAAAAGCTGGCCGATGACTGGCATTACTACGAATGCGTATGGGAAGAGGATTCGGTTACCATGCGGTTCGACGGTACGCCCGTTTTTTCGCAATCGATAACGGCACAGGAAACGAGTGAGTTTCACCAGCCATTCTATATCCTCCTCAACCTCGCCGTCGGGGGCTTCTGGCCCGGACCGCCGGACGAGACAACCGTCTTTCCCCAGTACCTCTATGTCGACTGGATACGGGTATATCAGCCTGAATGA